The Anas platyrhynchos isolate ZD024472 breed Pekin duck chromosome 1, IASCAAS_PekinDuck_T2T, whole genome shotgun sequence genomic sequence gggaaaaaaaaaacaaaacacaacaacaaacctTAAGTTTCCTGAATCTGCTAGAGACAAAATCtccattttgtttatttgtttatttattgccACTCCAATGCAGTTTTggaacatcttttatttttttttctccttccaccCTTTCCATGTACTTAGTCATCCCCTTCACCTGCTACACATCTTAGAAAGTTGTCTTGTGGTGTTGGTTGATCATAACCAATCAACCCAACCTGAAATCAGCTAACACGTTTGCTAATAATACTGCATCAGGTTAATGGGCTGCCTTCCGATGGTACGTGCAAGGCAGTAATTGTGAGTGTGAGTATAaaagtttgacttttttttttttggaaagcacTCCTGCGCAAGAGAGTGACCTCTTCTAAATCAGGCAATTGGTTTAAATGCCACTTTATAGTGGGACATGTTTCTGTCAGAGAATAGGATTAAAAATCTCTTCTGTACTGTTCAGTGGAACCTACATAACAttgtttaaagaacaaaaaaagaagaatgaggAACCACCCAGAGAGCTGAAGTAGTTCATCTTGAAATGTGTAATACTGTGCTGCTCACAAATGGAACTGTGGCTAAACATAAtagttttaattttcctttcaaactCAAAAATAATTCTCGGTTCACTTATGTATAATTGTCTTGAGTGCAAggcatttaaaaggaaatttaatgATTACTGTATTGAATGAAGATAAATGCATAATGCATTATTCAAAAGACAATActttttttgactgttttttatttgccttttatatttttaagagtGAATTGAAAAAGGAGTGCattaactacaaaaaaaaaaagtgcctgaaATGTACTCTTACCATGCAATGTAACAATTCAGCACTACAAggagatatttttttgtttatatacCAGTCAGcacttttaagcatttttttccaatcaCTCCCTTTCCCTGTTGAATCACTTCACTGCTCTGTACACATTTTAAGGGAATAATCTCCTCACCTGAATATTTGCAGACAGCTGTTTTCAGTCGCTGAAGTCTtggtagattatttttttttgctgttgatcTTTTTTTACGTTCCGTGTTCTAGTTATGAGTTCCTATTATTTCAAACACTACTGGATTTAGCTAcgttgtttttaataaataatatatgaaAAGTTTTTGTTTATAATGAGTAAATATTAACTTAAGTCTATTACAATTGAATGTTAATTTCTTGCtcagtgatgatttttttccctttatgccATGTGCTGTGTATATATAGGATAAGTTGAATGCTATTTCTGAATCTCTGTTGAGATTATGCTCCTACCTAAATTGAAAGTGATCTTTGAAATGGTGATCTTTCCCAGCCTTTCTTCTATACTTGAGAACAGTTTtaggtttcatttattttggttACATTTGAGTCTTCTCTGTTACTGACTTGTGTTTTAGATCTTCCTCTCTTGTCAAGAAATGCTTCCAGTATCTATCCAAAGAATGGTAGTATCAcagtattgttatttttattacaccATTATCACTAAAACTTGACaaattccaaaggaaaaaaagtgtgggagcaactaaaaaaaaaaaatatcgaCTAGGAAAATATATGAGGTCCTGTAGGTTTTAAACTAGcaaattgcttttttaaataatacattgaTGTTTTCTTCAACTTTTCAGGCACAGGTACATTTGGGCGTGTTCATcttgtgaaggaaaaaatggcCAAACGTTACTTTGCACTGAAAGTAATGAGCATTCCAGATGTCATTCGACTGAAGCAAGAGCAACATGTGCACAATGAAAAGTCAGTCTTGAAAGAGGTCAATCACCCATTTTTGATCAGATTGtaagttgctgtttttttattaaagtaGTATATGAAGTGCAGTTAAAACTAAGCATTCCAGACTCTTATTGCAAGTTCTTATGTACGTAACCAACAACAAATGCTTAATTTCTGATAAGTAATCTAGTCTAAATTAGActtcaaagtaaaatatttattatggaagaactaaaaatataaatacaaaaatcacaATTTAAGCATTTAAGCAATAATTTATTACAAGCTTTTTATGCTCTCTCTCtagtttttcattattttttttcagacagcaTTATAGATTTTCTTAAgtgagggaaaaacaaagaaatgttcaTATTAGTTTATCAGAATGAGCCCTAGAATAATTCTTGAGGAGGACGCTTTTGCCCTTGCATGCTGTTGCGTTTTCCAGCATGTGGCTTAATATTAGTAAGATGAGGCTTAATATTAGTAAGATGAGTTCTAAGGAATGTGAAGTTTGAGATGCATGCAGGAAAGCAAGATGAGAATACATCTGGTTAGACTGGTTAAAATATGGGCAGAACAGGAGGAACAGGATTTTATTTGTATACTTACGTACGTAAAttctattttaagaaaagagagaggggaaaaaatacatccATGCATCTAGAGCAGTGCAGCAAGTGTGGGAACTAAGAAACTTATGTGAGAAGTGAGACTGGGTTATGAGGATTGGTGTCCATACAGAAGCAGGGGTCAAAAAATCCAAACTGATtaagttttcttgttttttcttttttttttttgttcttgcctTGTTTCCAAAATGTCAGATTTTGATGTTGGCAACAGAAAGACACAATTCAAATGCAAGTTCATTTGTGTGCAAAGGAACTGTTCTTGTCTTCTagctctcttcctcttctgttgACATGCTCCATGTGATGCTGCATCAGCTGTGCTCTTAAAATTGTCTGTGTCCCTTGGCAAAGGAGACTCAAAGGAACCTAGCTGGAATGAGCTATTTAAAGTTTAAGTCATGTTCATATTTGTGTGCTTTATGTTAAACAAACGTTCATGGACAGTTACCACTGACTTGATGACAAATGAGGGTTTTTCCAGCCTGCTTCTCTCCTACTCAATACATGTGTTTTTATCATTAAATTTTTGTCTGTAGTTGatcagcaaacagaaaaaaatgttttccttcttcagtgCCTTTAAACCGTGCTATTTACACTCTGGTTTTTGTGTTCCCATCACCACCTGAAACATGGATAGTATCATCCTCTGGCTGCAAATTCAAGGAATTTGTTTCAGTGCAGCATAATACTGTATTTTGCAGCACTTCATGATGGGAATTTAAGTAGTGCTGTACATCATCTAGTTCAGACCTTCACCATTCCCGTACCTTAACTTTACATTGttagtttggtttttttttttcttttcctgttacGTTTAAGAAGTATTGTATAGGGAGTTTCTGAATCAGTTTTTCTGTAAACAGAGAAGTTATTTAACTATTTCTCTCTTGAACTGTTTCTTGGAAATGTTTTATGCTCTTGTAACAGATGGTCATTGAAGACTCCTATACAATCTTTACTGACAAGTTTGAATGAAGTATCATAACTCTGTGAGTGTAGCAGTTCACATGGCACTGTAATTTTTAACCTCTATCTgtaatttttcaagaaaatctgaattaataaaaatcatgttttataACTCTGTAAGCTACAACATGTTATTAGACTGAAAGAGTTCACAATAGCTTCCACAGTTCATATAGAGAAGccagattttaaaattacatgaaACCATGTATGTTATTCTAATCTCAGCTTCTGTAGTATTTgccttttatatataaaaatacaatgcaaagcaATCTGTATTAcaaataaagctattttttatccatttttcatacataataaataatacatcaatTTTTGTGTATAGACAATCCTTTAAGAGTCAGTGCTTGAATAAGTGACTTCCAGTACAAATACTGTGATATAATGCCTAGtttttttatgccttttttttctcgtattctttttcagattttgccctttctctcccttgtatatcattttttttatattcatgGTTTGCTTCATTTTACCTGTTCCTGTCcctctttcttcatttcttgtAGCTGTAACTTTGCCTAACTCCTTAAAAACATctaaagaaagtttttttttgtagttcagAAACATACTGTGAATGTCATCAGTAGCCAATTAGTGATGTTGAGGACTCTGTAACAGGAAATAGAAAAGCCTGTGCCTCACTCTGTTTCTGTTCAAACCCATGCAGGAGCTGTAGCTGGTGTCTGATAGTCTGTCTTGTTTGGTTGCCCTTAGTTCCAGcatcaagaaagaaaatctttctcACTTGGGTTTGGAAGCTGAGTTTGCCCTGCTTATCTTTCTTGAGACTCACTATCTTGTTTAGGAACTAGCTaatgaagccaaaaaaaaaaaaaaaaaaaaaaagatatttgatCTGTACATTTTTGTGATACTACAGGGACATTTATTAGAAGCTGAAATAACTTCCATTCTTCTATAAATAAAGTAGatgaagatactttttttttttttttttgactgacaTAGTAATAAttagatgtttgttttaaaatagtaaaatattctTCCAGGCTTTATCAAATACTGGTTTTCTTCTGAATTGTTAAGTTACATTTGGAAGTGTGGTGTATGGCTTGGTTAATGTGGGTAGAAAGAAGAATAGCTTAGTTCTAAGAATGTGGGAGAGAAGGTTCCCGTATTCTGTAATGAAGCATTTGAAAGCCATgtggagtgattttttttttccttggctgTTCTTTACTCCACTTTAGGAAAGAAGGTACCACagtatttcttaaaagaaaggcAATACTCTGAGCAACAGAAGGTAACTTTCATTATGTTAGTTCTGAGGTAGAGaccctgctttgtttttctattgATTTGTTAAAGATATCGTAGAAAAGCAAGCATTGTGATCTGACATTTATCTAGTAAACTACTCACTTCAGTTGGGGTTATATATTACTATGTAGGAAGCGTAcaagaagggaaggagagctCTCTGGTGTCCTCTTTGTGAACATACTGTCATAAACATCTTTACAAATGCAGATTCTGCTCATCCTACCCTTTACTTTGGCAATATTTGATTAAGTAAAATATAATGTATGTGAGAATCATCTGATCCTAGCAGACTAGCAGCAAACAAAGTCAGTTACAAGTTGCCTAGCAGATGCTTGTTTGGTACAAAGCAAAGGAGTCtgtcagttatttttttcattctaagcCAGTGCTGTTCACGTTCTTTACtctgtgtttttacttttcaagTTAAGTCAGCTACTTGAACAGCTCTTACATAATCTTGCTATATTCTTGGGTTTTTAATATTTGCACAATAGGAACCATAAACATATTCTGTACATGCTTGGGTAATAGAGATTAGTTTACAGAAATTTACTTCTGAAGCAAATCAGAGATAATTTGTTTATtcaataaaacaatatttttattacagattCTGGACCTACCATGATGAGCGTTTTTTATACATGTTAATGGAATATGTGCCAGGGGGAGAACTTTTTAGTTACCTGCGCAACATGGGGCGTTTCAACAACAGCACAGGACTGTTTTACTCTACGGAAATTATTTGTGCAATAGAATACCTGCACTCCAAAGAAATAGTTTACAGAGACTTAAAACCTGAAAATATATTACTAGACAAAGAAGGACACATCAAGCTTACTGATTTTGGATTTGCTAAAAAACTGGTGGATAGGTAAGTAAATTTTTGTTATGGTTTAATACAGAAAACATAATTAtggttggaagaaaaaaaaatgtatttcagagctccgattttcctttcattcccAATGTTGTTGATACATGTCAAATCCTGTAATATAAAGGAGATGGGTTTTATTGAAATAAGTATGACACCTTAGGTATAATTAGGAGCAGTATTTTTGAGAAGCTActgtagaaaaatgtttttatgtgaGTAGAGTTGTGCGTTTGGGTTTATagcagtcctttttttttttaatgttaaagtaaaatgaggaaaaaaatgagatgtatatatcaatatattaaATGGGACATAATATTCTATACAAGTTGAATTGCTATATATTTTGTAACTGCTATGTCCTTCAAATTTCCTTTTAGATAAATTTTGGAAATGCAGTAATAACATTTTACAACTGGATACTATTTTTTCACTGACATGTTgctaaaatgaaatttcaatAAACAGATTGAAACAAATAAGGTCAGCTTCAGcacctccacacacacacacgagaAAAATGCTGAGCATATTTTAGAAATCAGTTTatgcctattttattttatgtaagcTTTTGGGTAATGCAgagctttttctccttcatttctttctctgttctctCGATTTGAACTACTCTTCTAGGATTGTTGTGTTACTAAAAGGAAGCAAGAAGTTTCCTTACATtgaaaataagggaaaataaaCTAGTCTGTCATGTTAGAAAAGTGCTGTGACAAGGTATGGTGTTATGCCCCAGCACCCTCTAAGGAGAGAGACCAAATCCAATTGTTTTAGTTGAGATAAATAGATGACTATTTGAATCAAATAGATGCTCATCCTCTTTGCTTGCCTACATGTATTTTACCTGTTTGATGCTGCTTTTGCTCAGTTCAGCATATGGGGGAAATTGACAGGCTCAAATTGAAATGAAGGTGGATCTGAGAGACTTATTCTTACTGGATCCCCTATGAAGCAAAAATCAGGTGGGACAGATCAATGCATGGTATGGTGGTCATAAAAATTGCATCGCTGTGTGTTACACGCTCGCAGTACTTACTGCATTGCAACAGCATAGAAGAGTGACAGGCACAAATAAATATGCTGGTTCTGCTTACCATTAAGTCTAACattctattttaaattcacGATGTTTTAGTATCTGTACATTTGCTTGAATTCAGTTCCTACTGAGCAAGCAGATTGATTTATaaaaattggctttttttttttatagtttgcttttaaatcaaaatgacTTTTTACAGGAAAGGGTAAGGCAGCTCTGTTGTAAGAAAGTAGGAGGGTCTCTTTATAAGACATTTTTGTACTGATTTTTATAACTTCCTACTTCTGCTAGATGTAGATGCTGCCACTTACTGGTTATTCTTAATTCACATTTCTGTGGATTTAAGCAGGAGTAATTTATACAGGGTGATAGTTTAcataaaagtgtatttttcaaTCTGGAAGATAAATCCGTATAAAATTCAATTTGTTCAAACACAATTCAGGACATCAAATCAATGGTAGTTATCACTAccatttctttattcttttgcaTCCCAtctttgtgtgtctgtgtgtcagGTAGGCATGCTAGTCATTTTGTGTTGAACTGAAACGTAGAATGCTACAGTAGTTTTATATTTGTAGCTGCTTTACCTGTAAATGTACAACAGGTAACATAAAATGCTGAATACAGGGTTGGAAGCAACAAGGATTTATCAGTCAGAGCATTGATAACTCAAGTAACTCGAGTATAGTATAACTGAAATGATCTTTCAGAGGAAAGCACAAAAGTGAAGTTCAtagaattttacatttttcatgcACAGATTGCACTCAGAGTGTTTTGAAAGTTTTAAGTAAAGTTATGactttcatgtttttgttttttttctctcttttttttttgggggggggtgggtgggtgggtaaTGTTGTTCACTGTTAATTTTAGATTATTTAAATTCCATCCCCACCAGTcccctccaaaacaaacaaaataataataaaaaaaaaaaaaaaactattaacTTGAGACATGCTTAAGCTTAAAGATTTTTGAGACACTTGTTTACTCCTTCTTAAACTGGATGTGCCTCATGACAATTCTGCACAAAAGACTTGAATATGGAAAACAAGACTCAGCAAGTCTTGTTTTTATGTAACTGCCCTGTGTGTCACTGTAGAAGCAAGAATATCTTGCAGAACAAACTTTTGAGGGCTGGAAACAAAGTAATTTCCATTGAGTATAATTACGAAGAAACCTCCAGAAAAGAACACCAGAAAGGACACGGTAACCATCCAGACTTTTAACTTTGTCAGGTAGTGCTATTAACAAGTCCAACAAATGTTATTTGATAGCTTATATTTATGACCAGAATAgattcttttgtttcatttccttgttttaaaattacatgCTCAACCTTATTAATTATTGCTACCTGGATTTCAGCTCTTAAGCTGAAAACCCAGAGCAGTGAAATTTTTGTAGCAGCTCAAGGAACTGCAAAGGAAACagtatatttttctgcttcatgaTTTATCTGCAAAAGGATGATCTGCAAAAAGATGAATATGCAACAGTCATGAAATGCTGCTAATAAAAGTAATACTTAAGACAATTTGATCTTTTTTATAGCatttactttgcatttttcaaatGCTAAGTAGTTTGTTTCTTAACcaacaaaacaggaaataaaagctCTGATCAAATGGTACAGATCCAGAGCTTGACAAAGAATGTGGTCTTCCTCCAAGTTTTTGTGCATttagtaaactttttttttttttttttggttaaatttAAGGGGAGTAGGTGACCTGCTGGTGGTAATAACTTTGTTTTCCTGGTGCAGCTTCAGGTTATGTTGTCTTTACCTCAATTTAtagttttcctttaattaaaagaTCTTGTGTACCTGTAACAGAGGTTCATTTTAGTTATATTGTCACCAGCCAGTTATATGGGTCCTAAGAGTCATAGTCAAGTATTAAGTAAGATTTCTGTATCTAAATGACTGATAAAAGGATTAAAATCACCACACATTTCACTTTTGCTGAATTTATGCCTTCATACTAATTTTGGGGAAGCAAAGGATGACTGTTGTGGGGCATTGTGCTGCCAAGGGCCTGGCTTATTTACTAAAACAAACGTGCCTGCTTTACTTGCTGTATTTGTGCAGCCTTGCTTCCCAAATATAAGAGTAAAGCTGGcagctgttttgtttgcagGGCAGGCTTTGTCAGCATGAATAACAGTTTGTATCATGAATTGTAATAGTGCGTAATGCTGAAACACTGAATACTTGTAATACTGAAAACTGGGGGAAGGAAGCGTTTGtcatagttttgttttaaaaggtaCCAAAGCTTTTCTGCTGGTTTTCTTAATTATCTAGTCATGATCTAAGCAACTGCTAGATGGCAGTAGCGTGTAAAGCAGCTCTGTACATAAGAATTTTCTTGAATATGCTCCATTTGGAAAAGGAGTTTGTTTTCTAGCAATATAAATTATGCCACCCTTTCATGACAAAAAATGAAGATTCATTCATTACACCAGTGAGTGTAGTTTAAAGAGCTATGGAGCATTTGAACGCACAGTATGTCAGTAACACAGACAATATAGCTGGAGTAATTTTGTTGTTGCCATGGTAAAACCACACCTAAATAAATTCAACTCCATGAATCATAAGTCTTTAAGATTCGACTGACTATACAGATCCTCTTCCCTAAACTTCTGTGCATGAATAAAGgctgaggggagaaaaaggctCTGatcaaatctttaaaaaaaaaaaaaaaaaaaaaaaaaaaatagttcatagTTTGATATGCCATAAATATGGATCTTGAATATGAACATATGGTTGGGAATTAGGTGGTTTAAGTTGAGCAGAACAGTAGAAGGAAAAACTGGAAGATGAAAAGCATGTGTATTTGTGTATTACTTGTTAAAGGTGATTACCATTCATGTTAATGCATTTGTTCAGGACCATGTTACCAGTTTGATGCCTTGGGTATATTTGCATTGCACTCACAAATAAAACAATcagtttctcttctttctctggagcctgtatttaaaaataagtcaaGATCATGAAGCCAGACTAATCCCTCACAGGTATTCTTACAAAGACAGGttcacatttctgaaaaaagtagtctcagaatattttatttcagattataatttgttttttgtaaGCATTAACTGCTTAGTTTCAATTTGTTTCATTAATGTGTAGgatatgaaataaacatttcaattaAGTAGCAATAAAACTTCTTTTATTATGGTATTTTAATAAGAAACCTATGAGTAAAAACATGACATTAAAcaatatcaaaaataaaaggtaaaataacaaatatatcTCACAATTGCTTATCAACACTTTGTAAATTCTTTAAACAAttgaaaatagaaaacatttaatttataatgGTTATTCTGAAAGTGATAATAGGTTACATCTCCATACTATTTGGAAAACATCTTACTTAATAAAGGACTTTAAAAGGAATCTTACTATTTACTGATTTAAGCTACTACTCTTTTattccccccttctcccttttctaaacaaaaatctTTCCTGGTGGCCAATAATCTTGCAGTCTTCTGGGCCTGTCAGAAGTAGTCCCAGGGGTCTGTTGTTTCCAGGGTACAAACTACTGTTTATAATTTCAAAGCAACATATAACCGAATATATAGAGGTTAGAGCAGTCAGGAAACTTCAGCGCACTGATGTCTCCTGCAGCCAAGAAGTTTTTAATTTCCATATTTCACCTTCTCCACCAGGAGAACTGGACAGCATCACAACAGTCTTTTCAGATCTTGTTAGagatcttgttttgttttgtttttttcctcccccaggaCATGGACACTTTGTGGCACTCCTGAGTACCTTGCACCAGAAGTCATCCAAAGCAAAGGTCATGGAAGAGCTGTGGATTGGTGGGCCCTGGGAATTCTTATATTTGAGATGTTGTCAGGGTAAGTGGTAACGATTGCTATATGACAAGAAAACTGTGTAGAAGTGTCTGTGTACTGGTTATGATTCTTTA encodes the following:
- the PRKX gene encoding cAMP-dependent protein kinase catalytic subunit PRKX, which encodes MDAFSAAKAKMGAKSGGEAAAAAAVGLAAPQPAAPAPGPAGPGSPCEPAAYKLEDLETLATVGTGTFGRVHLVKEKMAKRYFALKVMSIPDVIRLKQEQHVHNEKSVLKEVNHPFLIRLFWTYHDERFLYMLMEYVPGGELFSYLRNMGRFNNSTGLFYSTEIICAIEYLHSKEIVYRDLKPENILLDKEGHIKLTDFGFAKKLVDRTWTLCGTPEYLAPEVIQSKGHGRAVDWWALGILIFEMLSGFPPFFDDNPFGIYQKILAGKIDFPRHLDLYVKDLIKKLLVVDRTRRLGNMKNGADDVKRHRWFRSIDWDAVPQRRLKPPIVPKVSNDGDTSNFEAYPEDDWNKMPPVPPKDLEIFKNF